A segment of the Neochlamydia sp. S13 genome:
AATCCATCCTTTAAAAAGTTCTCCTTTTCTTGCTATAGGCAAGTGCTTGATCCTTTGTTGATCTAAGTATTTCTTTCCCCCAGGGAGTTTATTCCACATTAACAGGCGACTAATATTTACCACATAAGAGGAGTAATTAGCTGATGTGAAATATATGTTTTCTTTAGGGTGATCTTTCCATCTTAGTGGTGAGAGAGGTTTAGCTAGAGTAAAGATTTGTTTAAAGATTGCTTTTACTTTTTGTCCTGGAAGAAGCTCATTATCTAGCTTATAAATTTTGTTTAAGATAACAGCATGCTCCCTAACATTTCCTCGAGGGACATGAATCTCAACTATTTGCTTATAGATAGATCGCATGATTTCACTATCACTAGCTAAAAGATCACGCCATTTTCTGCACACGCTAGATAAAGAAGGTGTGGCGCAATACTTCAAAATGTGCGTGAGCATCTCATTAGGTAGACTTTCAATGCTGATAGAAGGACTAGGATTCACTGTACAACCTCTTTAAATGTCATGCATGCTTTTGATAACTTTTTAAAAAGTATAAGAAAGAAATAAAACATGCAAGAGAATATGAGGAATAGGCTATTAAGCAGCTGTAAGCTAAAATGTGGGTAATTTTTTTAAGCAGCCACTTTATAGCAATTTCGGTAAGCTTCGCGATAACCATTCAATTTACCTATTCTTAAGCTTAGCATCGCCTTAGCGTTTTCTGTCTTCTAACAAACGCTTACTATTTTAACCTCTTTTTATAACATATGCCTCCTAGCGAAATTAGGAAGCTAATTTTTGTTTTATTTAGCGTGTTTTGTTGGATATATAGAGACGATAGGACGGCAAACGTAGTCTCTTTTTGCAAATTCATTCTTCCCAAATAGCTGTGGCGGTCGCGTATTCTTGACAATGACTAATGGATATATGAATAAGAGGGTTTTTGAAATGTTTTTTAAAGGTGTCTGTAAGAGCAAGATAGGGTTTACCCTGTTCATTATTAAGGATAGCGAGATCTGTCCAACTCAGGCCTCCGGTTAAGCCCGTGCCTAAAGCTTTTACAACCGCCTCCTTAGCAGCAAATCTACCTGCAAAGTTTTTACTCGATTGCCGGAAGGATTGGCAATACTTTTGCTCTTCTTCGGTGAAAACCTTATCAAGAAATTTTTGGCCATACTTATGTATGTTTGCCTCAATACGAGCCACTTCAATAATATCAATACCAATGCCACGAATCATCTTAGCTACCTTGTAATCTATCCAGTAAAAAAATATATCCCTTTTTAAAAGAAGGTAAGTCAACATCTGAGATAAAGCTTGCTGCAATTCTATTTAAAAGAAGTTTACAAGTCATCAAACGTTCTGAGGGACTATATTTTAACATCCATACTTGCGTTTTAATGCACTCTTTAATAGCTTCAGCAGCTTCATTGGCCTCCTTCCTCCCAGCTTTAATTTTAAGATAGCCGATAGCTTGCCAGGTAACAGGAATATATACCCTAAAAAATAAGGGTGAAGCAACTTCACATAGGAGGCCAATGAAGTGAGTAAAAAGGCTTATCTCACTGTCGTGAGTAATGAATTTTGAAATTTAGCATCTCTTACTAGATAATGAGTGTGTATAACTTCAGAGCTTTTTTCTCAAATTTAGAAAAGATATAAAAAAATGGCCTTTATTTGTCTATCATTTAACTATTCCTTTTTTCTTTATCTTATATCTCTCAATAGGTTAAATTTCTTTTTTATCATTATCATGTAGGAGAGGAAAATATGTTAAAATTAAGCCACAAAGCATTAATTGTTTTTTCGGGAATCATCTGGTTAGCGGTTGGAAGCTTTTTACTTTCCTTGGGACTAAATTTTCTACTTCACGCTGCCCAAGATATGCGTGTTCTAGAAAAAAATAATTATCCTTTGCTTAATCTTTTTTCTTCTGTTTTCTCAAATTCAGAAAATACCATTGTGTTTTTGATTGCTCTAGGATTAATTATAGGTTACTCCAAAGGACGTTATGTGTTGGGTAAAGCGGCCGTTAAAGGGGTAGAAAGGATTTATTCTTTGCCTAATCCTACCTATTTACAGAATATATATGATTCCAAATATTATATTCTTTTAGGAGGGATGATGGGACTTGGCTTTTCTATGAAATATTTAGGCATACCTGCCGACATTCGCGGCTTAATCGATGTAGCCATTGGCTCTGCTCTTATTAATGGCGCAATGATCTATTTCAGGCTTGCTTTTACAAAGCCTCTAGAAGATCGAAGTTAATAGACAGCTTACGAGTAATAAAAATAAAGGGCGTTCCTTTATGGTGGGTAGGCTAACCAGTGGATGGAGAAAAGCTTAGCTTATTTATGGTAAGGAGTGCCTTTAGCAATTTCAAAAGCACGATAGACTTGTTCTATAAGTACTAATCTAATGATTTGATGAGTCATCGTTAAAGGGGAGAGGCTAAGGCAAGGATAGGAAAGTTTGATTTTCTCAGGTAATCCGCTTGCTCCTCCGATAACTAAAGTTAAGCGGGATCCACCTTCTATAAATTGAACCTGCAGAAAGCTGGCAAATTTTTCGCTATCGAAAAGCTTGCCTGCCGCATCTAAACAGATCACTCGCTTTTCTTTGGAAATGAGTTCTTGAAGATGCTCATTATTTCTAGCTTCTACAAATTCGAATTTTAAAACAGGAGATAGACGTTTAACATATTCTTGGATGGCGTCATTGAGCCATTCCTCTTTTGTCTTACCAATAGAAATAATTTTCAGTCTAAGCATCTAATTATATAAAAATTTAAAGAAAGCTTCCCGCAAACCTTAGGGAATTAACGGCTTTTCAGCATTTTTTGCATATAGCGTTTTTCGTCTCTTTCTTTAATGGCTTCTCGTTTATCAGCAGACTTTTTTCCTTTAGCAATAGCAATCTTTACTTTCACTCTTCCCTCTTTTAAATAAAGGGCAAGGGCTACAATCGTTAAACCTTTTTCCTGCACGCTTTCGCGTAGTTTAAAGATCTCCCGTTTGTGTAAAAGAAGCTTGCGGTCACGAGTTTCCAGATGATTGTGAATATTGCCATACTTATAAGGAGCAATATGAGATCCAATAAGCCATGCTTCCCTGTTAATCACTTTGATATAAGATTCTTGTAGGCTACCTCCATTGTCTCTTAGCGATTTGATTTCTGTGCCTTCTAGGGCAATA
Coding sequences within it:
- a CDS encoding 23S rRNA (pseudouridine(1915)-N(3))-methyltransferase RlmH, giving the protein MLRLKIISIGKTKEEWLNDAIQEYVKRLSPVLKFEFVEARNNEHLQELISKEKRVICLDAAGKLFDSEKFASFLQVQFIEGGSRLTLVIGGASGLPEKIKLSYPCLSLSPLTMTHQIIRLVLIEQVYRAFEIAKGTPYHK
- the acpS gene encoding holo-ACP synthase; the encoded protein is MIRGIGIDIIEVARIEANIHKYGQKFLDKVFTEEEQKYCQSFRQSSKNFAGRFAAKEAVVKALGTGLTGGLSWTDLAILNNEQGKPYLALTDTFKKHFKNPLIHISISHCQEYATATAIWEE
- the smpB gene encoding SsrA-binding protein SmpB gives rise to the protein MNNKSSDLVSNKRAFHHFEILETFEAGIALEGTEIKSLRDNGGSLQESYIKVINREAWLIGSHIAPYKYGNIHNHLETRDRKLLLHKREIFKLRESVQEKGLTIVALALYLKEGRVKVKIAIAKGKKSADKREAIKERDEKRYMQKMLKSR